The following proteins are encoded in a genomic region of Glycine max cultivar Williams 82 chromosome 18, Glycine_max_v4.0, whole genome shotgun sequence:
- the LOC100794409 gene encoding MADS-box transcription factor PHERES 1 yields the protein MMFNVTFECAKPVGTFRQKIKPCIIHQINLIYIKRFLAVVETTSNFFTSHFVSPFILVTIMATGKLKLTFVANDSQRKTVCKKRKQSLLKKTEELSTLCGIEACAIVYGPNDHRPEIWPSESGVKNVLGKFMNKPQWEQSKKMMNQESFIAQSIMKSKDKLQKVVKENKEIEMSLFMAQCFQTGMFQPDINMTAADMNVLSSEIEQNLKDIDKRMEMLKANQVTPNQPDIESLTFQPQIMQTSAFQPQIQIPAFETQIQTQTYQSQMETPTFQPQMQSPALFQPQIQTASYQPHMQTQSYHPHMQATSFPTQMQAPSYQPQMQTPAYQPDIQTLAFEPQMQTPAPEEMTLMNYGYGSGMNANHMHRQKFNGNGYETIMPAFGGAKLPL from the coding sequence ATGATGTTTAATGTGACATTTGAATGTGCAAAACCAGTTGGAACGTTCAGACAGAAAATCAAACCGTGTAttattcatcaaattaatctGATCTATATAAAGAGATTCTTGGCGGTAGTAGAAACCACAAGCAATTTTTTCACTTCTCATTTTGTTTCTCCCTTTATTCTGGTCACCATCATGGCCACAGGAAAGCTGAAACTCACATTCGTAGCCAACGATTCTCAAAGAAAAACAGTATGCAAGAAAAGGAAGCAGTCACTGCTGAAGAAAACGGAGGAACTCAGCACCCTTTGTGGCATTGAAGCATGTGCTATAGTTTATGGCCCCAATGATCATCGGCCAGAGATCTGGCCATCTGAATCGGGTGTCAAAAATGTACTGGGAAAGTTCATGAACAAGCCACAATGGGAGCAAAGCAAAAAGATGATGAACCAAGAGAGTTTCATTGCACAAAGTATCATGAAGAGTAAAGACAAGTTACAGAAAGTTGTGAAGGAAAACAAGGAGATTGAAATGTCCTTGTTCATGGCTCAGTGCTTTCAGACAGGTATGTTTCAGCCTGATATCAATATGACCGCAGCTGATATGAATGTTCTTTCATCGGAGATTGAACAGAACCTGAAGGACATTGATAAAAGGATGGAAATGCTGAAAGCCAACCAGGTGACACCAAACCAACCCGATATTGAATCGTTAACATTTCAACCCCAGATAATGCAAACATCAGCATTCCAACCCCAGATTCAAATACCAGCATTCGAAACccagatccaaacacaaacatacCAATCCCAGATGGAAACACCAACATTTCAACCCCAGATGCAATCACCAGCATTGTTCCAACCCCAGATACAAACTGCATCATACCAACCCCATATGCAAACACAGTCATACCATCCCCATATGCAAGCAACATCATTCCCAACCCAGATGCAAGCACCATCATACCAACCCCAGATGCAAACACCAGCATACCAACCCGATATCCAAACCCTAGCTTTCGAACCCCAGATGCAAACACCTGCACCTGAAGAGATGACACTGATGAATTATGGCTATGGGTCGGGTATGAATGCAAATCACATGCATAGGCAGAAGTTTAATGGTAATGGGTATGAGACAATAATGCCTGCATTTGGAGGTGCCAAACTCCCTCTCTAA